From the genome of Fundidesulfovibrio putealis DSM 16056:
CCCCCGCGAAAACGCCCACGACCATGAAAACCAGATAGTAGGACAGCGGACCGGGAAACCACGGGCCGAAATAGGCGTTGGCCTCCACCCGTGCAGGCAGGACCAGATGCTCGGCCCATGCCCCGAAGCGGGCCAGCGCGCCGGACGCGCCAAGGCCTGCGCCCAGGATGAGGTAGGATGCCAGCAGGGTGAGCCCCAGGAACACTCCGGCAAGATAGGGGTTCATGGGGGGACGTTCCGGACCTGCCTGGGCCGTCGCCTGGGGCGGCGTCGCGGCGGCGGACTGCGCCGCTTTTCCGGTATCCGTGCCATTGCCGCCGGAGGGTCCGGCCTTATCCTGTGTTGTGTCGCCCGCCTGGACGCTGTCGTCCTTTGAGGGCGTATCGGGGGTGTGCTGATCGCTCATGAATTTAACATCCTGCGCTTTTTGCGGCGGGGGGTTGCGGGGCCGGGCTGGCCGGAGCTGGCGGAGTCGCCGGGTCGGATGGCTGCGGCGTGGCGGGTTGAGGCGTACCGGGCGTGGCGGGGCCTGCCGGAGCCGCAGCCGGAGCAGCAGCGGGAGAGGGTTGGTCCGCCAGGGGCACTTCCTTCACGGCCATGCCTTTTTCCTGGGCGGCCCACCATGCGGCCAGACCGCCTGTAAGCACCAATACGGGGCGCGAGGTCTTCTGGGCCAGCACTCCGGCCACGGCGAAGGCCTGGGTGCCGTTCTTGTCCACCAGGAGGAGCGGCCCGCTCCCCGAGGCAAAGGAGTCGTCGGCCAGCACGGCGGCGGCGTCCAGGTTCAGGCTGGCGGGCAGGGCGTAGTCCGCGAATTCGGCCTGGGGCCGGATATCCACTATTTCAAGTCCTGCCGGTGGCTTGGCCATGAGCTGGGCCACCTCGGCCGGGGACGCGGACCGTGGCAGGGCCGGTGTTCTGGCCTGCGACTGGGCCGGGGCCTGGGGGGCCAGTGCCAGCGGGGCCAGTGCCAGGGCCAGCGTCAGGGACATGTGCCGCAACGTACGTGTCATGCGCGTTTCTCCTTCAAGGCAGTGGTAGCAGCACCGGGATTTTTTGCAAGTCCGTGCATTCAACAGCTCGGGGAGCTTGGGGTTTTGGACGCCGCCCCAGGACCCGCCTGGGCAAAACAGACAATTGACCTTAACCCCGCCATCTTTTAGAGGGCGTGTGCACACATGTCAGCAGGTGAAAAATGGTAGACCAGTCGCGTATCAGGAATTTCAGCATCATCGCCCACATCGACCACGGCAAGTCCACCCTGGCCGACCGCATCCTGGAGGTCACCAAGGTGATCACCCAGCGTGAGATGCGCGAACAATATCTGGACAAAATGGACCTTGAGCGCGAACGCGGCATCACCATCAAGGCCCAGAGCGTCCGTATTCCCTTCAAGGCCAAGGACGGCACGGACTACATCCTCAACCTCATCGACACCCCCGGCCACGTGGACTTCTCCTATGAAGTCTCGCGCTCCCTGGCTGCCTGCGAGGGTGCGCTCCTGGTGGTGGACGCCACCCAGGGCGTGGAGGCCCAGACCCTGGCCAACGTCTTTCTGGCCCTGGACAATGACCTGGAAATAATCCCGGTGCTCAACAAGATCGACCTCCCCTCCGCCGACGCCGACCGCGTCAAGCAGGAGATCGAGGAGGCCATCGGCCTGGACACCAAGGACTCCGTGGCGGTCTCCGCCAAGACCGGCCTCAACGTGGACAAGGTTCTCGAGGCCATCGTGGAACGCCTGCCCGCGCCCAAGGGTGACCCCAAGGCTCCGCTCAAGGCCCTTATTTTCGACTCGTGGTACGACGCCTACCAGGGCGTGGTGGTGCTGTTCAGGGTCATGGACGGCACCCTCAAGGTGGGCAGCAAGGCCAAGATGTTCTCCACGGGCGCGGAATTCGAGGTGACCAAGCTGGGCGTCTTCTCCCCCGGCCCGGTGGACATGACCGAATTCGGCCCCGGCGAGGTGGGCTTCCTGTGCGGGGCCATCAAGAACCTGCACGAGGCCCGGGTGGGCGACACCATCACCCTGGCCGAGAACCCGACGCAAGATCCCCTGCCCGGCTTCAAGGAAGTCAAACCCATGGTGTTCTGCGGGCTCTATCCCGTGGACGCCAGCGACTACGAGCAGCTCAAGAACGCCCTGGAAAAGCTCCAGCTGAACGACGCAGCCCTGACCTACGAGCCCGAGACCTCCCAGGCATTGGGCTTCGGCTACCGCTGCGGCTTTCTGGGGCTTCTGCACATGGAGATCGTGCAGGAGCGCCTGGAGCGCGAATACCAGGTGGAGCTCATCGCCACCGCGCCGTCCGTGGTCTACAAGGTGGAGAAACAGGACGGCACCACCATCTCCATCGACAACCCTTCCAAGCTGCCCAAGACCCAGGACACGGTCACGCTGTACGAGCCCTACGCCCGCGTGGAGATCCACGTCCCCAACGAGTACGTGGGCAACGTGTTCAAGCTGTGCGAGGAAAAGCGCGGCATCCAGAAGGACATCCGCTACCTGACCGCCACCCGCGTGATCATCACCTACGAGCTGCCCTTCGCGGAGATCGTGTACGATTTCTTCGACCGCCTGAAGTCCGGCACGCGCGGCTACGCGTCGCTCGACTACGAGCTGATCGACTACCGCGCCTCGGACCTCGTCAAGCTGGACATCCTGCTGAACGGCGACCCCGTGGACGCCCTGGCCGTGATCGTGCACCGCGAGAAGGCCTATTACCTGGGGCGCGATGTGGCCTTGAAACTTCGCAAGGTCATTCCACGACAGATGTTCGAGGTGGTGATCCAGGCGGCCATCGGGGCCAAGGTCATCGCGCGCGAACGTGTCGCGCCGCTTCGCAAGGACGTCATCGCCAAGTGTTACGGCGGCGACATCACCCGCAAGCGCAAGCTCCTGGAGAAGCAGAAGGAAGGCAAGAAGCGCATGAAGCGCATGGGCAACGTGGAGCTTCCGCAGGAAGCCTTCCTGGCCGCCCTGAAGGCCGGAGAATAACCAACCCCGGACCCTCCCCGCGACAGGGGAGCCCAGGAGAGGGCAAGCTTCTCCTGGCGGGTGCAGGGCGCGCCCTGCCGGACGGCGGGGGCCTGGGCCTTCGCCTCCCATTCAAGAAAAGGACACCGCATGAATCCTCGCTGGCAGAAAATTCTCAAGGAATACGTTGAAGCCCTGGCCGTTGCCCTGGTGCTCGCCCTGGTGATCCGCACCTTCGTGGTCCAGGCGTTCAAGATTCCCTCGGAATCCATGGTGGAGACTTTGTTGGTGGGCGACCATCTGCTGGTGAACAAGTTCTCCTACGGGGTGAAGCTGCCCTTCACCGAGAAGGTCCTGGTCAAGGTTGGCGACCCGGCACACGGCGACGTCATCGTCTTTGAATACCCCGAGAACCGCGACCTGGACTACATCAAGCGCATCATCGGCCTGCCCGGCGACGTGATCGAATTGAAGAACAACGTGGTCTTCCGCAACGGCCAGAAGATAGACGAACCCTACAAGCGCGTGGACGCCACGCCCGTGCCGGGAGCCAGGATGACCTTCGGACCGGTCACCGTGCCTTCCGACCAGTACTTCGTCATGGGCGACAACCGCGACCACTCGCAGGATTCGCGCTACTGGGGCTTCGTCCCCCGCGAATACATCCGGGGCAAGGCCTGGGTGCTGTACTGGTCCTGGGCTGGTGGCACGGACATCCGCTGGAACCGCATCGGCAACGTGATCAAGTAGCCTGCGGCTTCGGCTGTAAGATTGAGCGTAATAAAGCGCCCCGTTCGGATGAACGGGGCGCTTTTTTGATATGTGCTTCCCTCTCGTAAATCGAGCTTGTTATTAAGGGTTTGGGGCGATAACTACCCCGAGCAAGAAACCATCTCGGTGAGTCGTACCACGGGGGAAAGTCATGGAACGATTTACTAAGGCAGTCCGGGCGGCGATAGCGCAGCAGAATTGGTATGGAGCTTTGGCGCTGGCACTGACGCTCCCGGATATATGTGGTAGGTTAGAAGATCCATCGGTCAAGAGCAAACCGAGGTATAAGCGCTGGTGGGACAAGTATGTAGCGATAAGGTATACATGTCCTTATGTTGATGAAGTCGCAGTGCGATCTTTGTTGTCTTCAGGTGATGCCAAGGGGTTGAGAGATCATATTTTTCATCAACAAGCGACACGACCATTGTTGTCGTCTAATGATGCCTATGCATTGCGATGCGCGTATCTTCACCAAGGTGGTGATGTGATCGAGGGGCAGAGGGTGCGTGATATGGTGAACAGGTTCCATGTGATAACTCCTCCCCAAAGTGGGTCATGTCATTCCAATATGTTCAAAATTTTGAATCCTGAAGGTGCTGATTCTACGCTGGAAGTACAGGTTGATAGACTGTGTAATGATATTTGTGATGGAGTTGAGAAATGGGAAGTTGAGGTGAAAGGCAACGCTGAAGTAAAGGCTCGGATGGGTAGTTTGATGGTTATTCATGACTCAAGTGGAGGTGTATTTTTCTAAATGCATATGGCTTGTGAGTGGGCTCTCTTTTAGACTGTTCAAAGTATAAATCCAGAGGTATGATGCGGAACTTTTGGTCTTAACGTCAAGAGGGTTGGCTGTGTTCGAATGAGTGGATAAACTGCGCAAAAGCGCGTATGGTCTTTCCGTAGATGCCCCGGCAGGGGCATCTGTTTTTCGCGCACCGCATACCCGGAGGATGTCTTGGCCCTCTCTCGCGCCTTTTCCGCCGCCCTGGCCGGGGTGGAAGCCCATACTGTCGTTCTGGAAGTCGATCTGGCCCGCCAGGGCATGCCCTCCTTCACCATGGTGGGGCTGGCCGAGGGCGCAGTGCGCGAGAGCAAGGAGCGCGTCTTCTCGGCGCTCAAGAACCGGGGCTTCAAGCTGCCGCCGTCGCGCATCACCGTGAACCTCGCCCCGGCGGACGTGCGCAAGGCCGGCAGCGGCTACGACCTGCCCCTGGCCCTTGGCCTTCTGGCCGCAGCCGAGGTCCTGCCCGCAGACGCCATCGCGGGCTATTATTTTTCCGGCGAACTCTCGCTCACGGGCGACCTGAAACCCGTGTCCGGCATCCTGCCCCTGGCCATCCGGGCCAAGCATGAAGGCGCGCGGGGCCTTCTGGTGCCTGCGGCCAACGCCCAGGAAGCGGCGGTGGTCAAGGGGCTATCCGTCTACGCCGTGGACAGCCTGGATCAGGCCGTGCGCTTCCTCACCGGGCAGGACGCTCTCTCGCCCACGCAGTTCGACCCGGCGGTGCTCTCCAAGGACGCCGACCCCTTCCCGCTGGATTTCGCCGAGGTGAAGGGGCAGGAGCACGCCAAGCGGGCCATCGAGATCGCGGCGGCGGGCGGCCACAACCTGCTGTTCATGGGGCCGCCGGGCTCGGGCAAGACCATGCTGGCCAAGCGCATCCCCACGGTGTTGCCGCCCCTTACCTTCGACGAGGCCCTGGAGGTCACGCGGGTGTACTCCGTGGCCGGGGAACTGGCGCGCGGCGGCTCGCTCATCACCGTGCGGCCTTTCAGGTCGCCGCACCACACCATATCGGACGCCGGGCTCATCGGCGGCGGCAGCGTGCCGCGCCCCGGCGAGGTGTCCATGGCCCACCGGGGCGTGTTGTTCCTGGATGAGCTGCCAGAGTTCAAGAAGAGCGTGCTGGAGGTGCTGCGCCAGCCCATCGAGGATGGGCGCGTGACCATCGCGCGCGCGGCCATGAGCCTGACGTATCCCGCAGAATTCATGCTGGTGGCGGCCATGAACCCCTGCCCCTGCGGGTTTCGGGGCGACGCGCGCCACGAGTGCGTGTGTACGGACGTGAAGGTGCTGTCGTACCGCTCCAAACTCTCCGGGCCGCTGTTGGACCGCATCGACTTGCAGGTGGAGGTCCCGGCGGTGCCTTACAAGGATTTGAAGGCGGAGACGGGCCGGGTTGATTCGGCGCTGATGCGCACGCGCGTGCTGGGTGCGCGCACGGTGCAGACGGAGCGTTTCACCGGGACGAACATCCGCACCAACAGCCAGCTCTCGGGCAAGGCGCTGAACGTGTATTGCCCCATCGGCGAGGACTGCCACCGCTTCCTGGAGATGGCCAACCAGCGCCTCGGGCTGTCAGCGCGAGCGCATACGCGCATTCTCAGGCTGGCCCGCACCATCGCGGACCTGGACTCCATGGCGGACATCCGGGTGGAGCACCTGGCCGAGGCCATCAACTACCGGAACCTGGACCGCCAGGGGGCGAGTTAGCGCTCGGTTCCCACTGTCATTACGAAGAAGCTCACAACAAAGGGGCGCTCCTGCATCACAGGAGCGCCCCTTTTCGGTAACTGATAGATCTTCCGGCCTACGCCCCCAGCGCCTTCCTGCCCGTTCTGGCCATGCCGCCCCGCACGACCCCCGTCGTCCCCACGTTGAAGAACGAGATGGCCTGTTGCAGGTGTTCGGCCTGGCTGGAGAGTTCCTCCGCCGTGGAGGCGATCTCTTCCGCCGCCGCCGCGCTGGACTGCACCACATGGTTCAGCTGGTTGACGGCCTCGCTGATCTGCTGCGCGCCGGTGTTCTGCTCCCTGGAGGCGCTGGCGATCTCCTGCACCAGGAGGGCCGTCTTCCTGATGTCGGGCACGATGGAGTTCAGCATCCCCCCGGCCTTTTCTGCCACGTCCACGGACTGCACCGAGAGGGTGGCGATCTCCGCTGCCGCGACGCCGGAGCGCTCCGCCAGTTTCCTGACCTCGGCGGCCACCACGGCGAATCCCTTGCCGTGCTGGCCCGCGCGCGCCGCCTCGATGGCCGCGTTCAGGGCCAGGAGGTTGGTCTGGCGTGCTATCTCCTCGATGATGGATATTTTTTCGGCGATCTGCTTCATGGCCGTGACGGTCTGGGCCACGGTTCTGCCGCCTTCCTCCGCCTCGTCGGCTGCCTTCACGGCGATGGCCTCGGTCTGGCTGGAGTTGTCGGCGCTGCGCCTGATGGCAGCGGAGATCTGCTCCACGGTGGAGGAGACTTCTTCCACGCTGGCGGCCTGCTCGGAAGCGCCCTGGGAGAGGGTCTGGGCGGTGGAGGACAGCTCCTCGCTGCCTGCGGCAACGTTCTCGCAGGCGGACTGCACCTCGGCCACCACCTCGCGCAGCTTGGTGACCATGGCGTTCAGCGACTGGGCCAGGATGCCGATTTCGTCTTTCTGACGGATGTCCAGCATGGTGGTGAAGTCGCCGTCTGACATGTTGCGCGCGAAATCCACCCCCTTGGTGACCGGCCCGGTGATGGAGCGGGTGAGCAGCACCGCCACCAGCGCGCCGAACAGGGCGGCGGCCAGGGCCACTGCGCCGTTGACCGTGTTCATGGTGGAGGCGTCCTCCGCCATCTTTTGCTGCTGGAATTCGAGGGATTCCTGCGTGACGCCGCTCACTTCGGCGGCGCGGGAGGTCATCCTGCCCACTGCGGCCTGTTGCGCCTCGGAGGTGGACAGCAGTTCCGCGATGCGCTCCCGGTAGGCGGCGGCCTTCTGGGCCATGCCCGCGAGCATGGCCTTGTCCTCGCCGGAGGCGGCGATGGCCTGGAGCTCCTGGCTGGCCTTCTCCACGGAAGCGAGCAACTCCATGGCGCTGGCAGCCCTGGTCTTGTCCCCCTGCCAGAGAAAATACAGCACGTTGATGCGCGAATTCAGAAAGGCCTGGTTCATGGACCCGAGCCTGCGATGCATCTCGAGCAGGCGCGCGGTTGCCGCCTTGTCCTCGCCTGCCAGTATGCGGCTGGCGGCGGCGTCCAGGCTCTTTTCCAGGTCGGTTGCCGCTTTCTGGACGTCCGTGGCGGCTGCGGCCATGGTCTTGACCGCCGCCATCTGAGCGCCCTTGGCCTGGTGGAAGGCTCCGAAATCGTTCTCGTAGGCTTTCACCGAGCTGGCGATGGCATCCATTTTCGTGCGGTTCCAGGCGTCCTTGAAGGACTCCTTGAGCGCAACCGACTCCGACTGAGCGGCCTGGAGATTGGCTTTGAAGGGGGCGATGCGCTTTTCGTCGTCCGCGTACATGACGTTCAGGGCGTCGATGCGCGCAAGCAGCACGCGCGAGTAGATACGTCCCACGGTCTCTGATTTCGCGGCGCTGCCCTGCACGGCGCCGAGCCCAATCCATCCGGTGGCGGACACCGCCAGGGACAACGCGATGAGCACGGCAAAGCCTGCTCCGATTCTATAACCGAGTTTGACGTTTTTCATGAGTACTTCCTTATTGAACGCAATCAAGTGATGATGGGCATAGTAGGAAGAGAGGCAAATCCGAATCGAAAGGAATGCGGCAAGTCTCTTGGAAGGGCGCGTATCAGGATTGCCGCCAGAGCGATAGGACGCTTGAAGGTTAAATCGTCAGGGGAGCAGGCGCGTCAGCCTGGAGGGAAAGTTTTCTGATGATGAAACGGGTACCTTGCCCGTGAGCGGAACGACGCTGCTGGTTCCCCCGTGTTTGTTCACGATGATGCGGTAGGAAAGCGACAGGCCAAGCCCGGCGCCTTCCCCGGTCGCCTTGGTGGTGACAAAAGCTCGAATATTCTGCGAGGCGTGGTCTCGTCAATACCGGGTCCGTTGCCCTCCAACTCGATGCGGACCATGTTTCCCTTCAGGGCGGAGCGGAGGATTCTCCTCGCTGACGAAGCCTCCCGGTTCCTGGCGGCCATGGCGTGGGCGGCGTTTCCCAACGGGTTCGGAAGCACCTGCTGAATCTTTCCCATGTTGGACGGGATCGGCGGCAGAACCAACTGGTATTCCCGCTCCATGACGATGCGTCGAAAATCGTATTGCTTCTTGAAGTCGCAGTCGGCGCAGCCTTCGGGAAACGTAGAAAGAGGGCGCACATTTCGCGCAAGGCAAACTAAGCGCGGACGCCATTCCCGGATGCGTCTTCCAGGGGCAGGCGAATGATGAACCTCGTGCCCCTGCCCGGTTGGGACTCCACTTCGATGGTTCCCTTGTGGTTGCTGGTGACGATGAAATACGAAACCGACAGGCCGAGTCCGGTGCCATCGCCTGGTGGCTTGGTGGTGTAGAAGGGCTCGAACACGCGCCTGCGCACCTCTTCGCTCATGCCTGGGCCGTTGTCCTCCACCTCGATACGCGCGAAGTCGCCGTCGCGCGCCAGGCGCAGGGTGATGAGCGGCGTCTCCGGTCCGGCCTCGCCGTCCGTGGCTGCGGCTCCCACTCCGGCCATGGCCTGGGCCGCGTTCTTGACCAGGTTGAAGATCACCTGTTCAAGCTCTGTCCTGGTGCAGCGCACCTGTGGCAGGTCCGGGTCGAATTCCCGCACGATCCGCACCCTTCGGAAGTCGAAGCGCTTCTTGAGGTCGTAGTCGTTGGAGGCGAGCTCCACGGCCTTGTCCAGCACGCCGTCCAGATGGGCCGGAGTCCGTTTGGACTCGCTGAAGCGGCTGAATTCCAGCATGTTGGACACGATGTGCGCCGCGCGCACCCCCGAGTCCTGGATGGCGTCCACGAAGGTGGGGATCTCGCGCGATTCCAGGTATCGCAGCACGTCGGCCAGCTTCAGCCCAAGCTCCCCGGCGGCCTCGTCGTTGCGGGGGATGTCCGGCGAGAGCCTGCGTTTTATGAGCTGCACGCTTTGCAGGATGCCCCCCAGGGGGTTGTTGATCTCGTGGGCCATGCCTGCGGCCAGTCCTCCCACGCTCATCATCTTCTCGGTCTGGACCATGACCTCCTCGACGCGCACCCGTTCGGTGACGTCCTCCAGGGTGACCGCCATGCGGACATGCCCGGCCACCTCCAGGGGGAAGAGCAGGATGTCCATGAGGCGCGAGCCGCCTGCAACCTCCATGGCGGCGCGGGTGGCCTTGACCGTTCCGCGCGTGCGGATCGCTTCTTCGAGCTGGCTGGCGGAGAAAGGCAGATGGGGCAGGACGTCCAGCAGGGGTGCGCCCCGGGCCTGAAGGAAGGACGCGCCGCTCAGATCCTGGGCGCTGCGGTTGAAGTGCGTGATGCGTCCGCGCTCGTCCAGGCTGATGATGGCTGCGGGGATGGAGTCCAGGATGCTGTTGGTGAGCTCGAAGGCGGTTTCCAGCTTCTCCTCGGCCTGCTTGCGCTCGGTGATGTCCGTGATGATGCCCACAAGGCCCTTGAATTCGCCCTTCGGCCCTTCGAGCCGCCGACCCGCCAGCTGCCCCCAGAAGGGGTCTCCGGTGGAGCGCAGGTAACGCCGCTCCAGGCTCACGTGGTCGATCTCGCCAACCATGAGCGCGCGCATCAGGTTTGTCCCGATGTCGCGCTGCTCCGGGGAGACCAGCTCGGGGTAGGCCTTGCCGATGAGCTCCTCGCGTGTGTAGCCGAACAGCTCCGAGGTGCGGTTGTTGGCCATGACCACGTGCCCTGTGCCGTCCACCAGGAATATGGCCGAGGGAGAGGTCTCGAAGATGACTCGCAGCCGCTCCTCGTTGTCGCGCAGGGCTTCTTCGGAGCGCTTGCGCTCGGTGATGTCCCGGAAGATGCCTTCCACTCCCGCGATGTTGCCGTCGATGTCGTGGTAGAACTTGCTGCTGGTGGATACCGTAATGGGCGAGCCGTCCCTGCGCAGCAGCACCACCTCGTAGTCGCGCACCTCGCCGTCGTTTTTGATGCGCTCAAGGAATTCACTGCGCAGTTCCGGGTGCTGCCAGAACTGGGTGTTGGGGTAGCCCAGGATGTCGTTCACGCTGTCATAGCCCAGGAGCTTGGCGCAGGAAGGGCTCACCATGATCATGTTGCCCCGCGCGTCCGTGCGGTAATAGACGTCCGAGATGTTCTCGATCACGGAGCGGTACCTGGCCTCGCTTTCGCGCAGGGCGCGCTCCGCCTGCTTGGCCTCGGTGATGTCCGTGACCATGGCCACGGAGCCCTCGAATGCGCCGGAGTCAGTCATGATGGGCATGGCCGAGATGATGGTGGTCAGCCTGTGCCCGTCTTTGCGCAGGAAACGGCGCTCGTAGCGGCCTGGATGCCCGGCGCGGCGCTCCTCTTCGCGCTGGAGATGGTCGGGCAGGTCTTCCGGGGCGAACAGTCCGGCCAGGGGCTGGCCCAGCATCTCCTGGTCTTCGTAGCCGAGCAACCGTGAGAAGACCCGGTTCACGTAGGTGATGGTGAAGGCGGAGTCCAGGATGCAGATGCCCTCGTTGGCGGTCTCAACGATGCGTCGGTAGCGCTCCTCGCTGTTCTGCAACTGCTCGGATTGAAGGCTGGATTGGCGTTCGAAGCGCACCAGGGCGAACCACAGCAGGCAGGTCACCACCGAGACGTAGAACCAGCCCTTGACCATGCTGATCCATAACAGCATGTCCGGAGTGCTGGAGAAGAGAAATACGGCAGCCTTGTCGGAAAACAGAATCCACAATGCGCTGACGACCGCATATGTGGCAGCTATCCGAAAAGGCTTAAGGCTGGGCATGGTTTCCGCCAGACGTTGGAAAAGTCGAACCAGGATGGGGGACTATAGACTGAAGAACGATTTTTCGTCCAGCCGAGACTGCATGGACGGGGAGGTCGCGCGGGTCGCCGTGATGGCCGGGACAGGGCGGGCCAGCGCCTGGACGTGTGGCGGCCGCGTTGCGCACCCAGGATTTCAGCTGTGCGGCCGTGCGGGGGATGGCCAGCACGGCGTGCTCCCCCCTGGTGGCCGGAACCCAGCCGGATTCGGAGCCGCGATTCGCAAAACAGCGGCGTCAGGCAACTGCCAGGCGTGTTCCCCTGGAGCGTGCCGCGTCGGCAAGCAGCATGTCGCGAGCCTTGGCGTAGGCGCTCAGGCCGCGCCGCCACAGGGGGTCCTCGCTGCGGGCAGTTTCCTGGGCCTGCCGGGTGGTCTGGTTCGCCTGCGCTTCAGATGCGGCGCCAGTTCCTGGCTCGTTTTCCGGGTCGCCGGACGCGCCAGCTGCGTCGGCGCGCTCGGCCACGGCGGCGTTTTGACGCTCGTTCCAGGCGGCATCGGCCACTTCGCGGCGCAGCCGCTCGCGCTCCATCTCGGTCTGGAAGGCCTGCCCGCTGGTATCGCGCTGCTTGCGCGCGG
Proteins encoded in this window:
- a CDS encoding YeeE/YedE thiosulfate transporter family protein; this translates as MSDQHTPDTPSKDDSVQAGDTTQDKAGPSGGNGTDTGKAAQSAAATPPQATAQAGPERPPMNPYLAGVFLGLTLLASYLILGAGLGASGALARFGAWAEHLVLPARVEANAYFGPWFPGPLSYYLVFMVVGVFAGGLFSALSGGRVRVGVERGPTASRMRRLILALLGGVLAGFASRLAMGCTSGQGLSGGAIFLTGSFVFMGCLFAVGYLSAWAFRRQWK
- a CDS encoding rhodanese-like domain-containing protein, producing the protein MTRTLRHMSLTLALALAPLALAPQAPAQSQARTPALPRSASPAEVAQLMAKPPAGLEIVDIRPQAEFADYALPASLNLDAAAVLADDSFASGSGPLLLVDKNGTQAFAVAGVLAQKTSRPVLVLTGGLAAWWAAQEKGMAVKEVPLADQPSPAAAPAAAPAGPATPGTPQPATPQPSDPATPPAPASPAPQPPAAKSAGC
- the lepA gene encoding translation elongation factor 4 gives rise to the protein MVDQSRIRNFSIIAHIDHGKSTLADRILEVTKVITQREMREQYLDKMDLERERGITIKAQSVRIPFKAKDGTDYILNLIDTPGHVDFSYEVSRSLAACEGALLVVDATQGVEAQTLANVFLALDNDLEIIPVLNKIDLPSADADRVKQEIEEAIGLDTKDSVAVSAKTGLNVDKVLEAIVERLPAPKGDPKAPLKALIFDSWYDAYQGVVVLFRVMDGTLKVGSKAKMFSTGAEFEVTKLGVFSPGPVDMTEFGPGEVGFLCGAIKNLHEARVGDTITLAENPTQDPLPGFKEVKPMVFCGLYPVDASDYEQLKNALEKLQLNDAALTYEPETSQALGFGYRCGFLGLLHMEIVQERLEREYQVELIATAPSVVYKVEKQDGTTISIDNPSKLPKTQDTVTLYEPYARVEIHVPNEYVGNVFKLCEEKRGIQKDIRYLTATRVIITYELPFAEIVYDFFDRLKSGTRGYASLDYELIDYRASDLVKLDILLNGDPVDALAVIVHREKAYYLGRDVALKLRKVIPRQMFEVVIQAAIGAKVIARERVAPLRKDVIAKCYGGDITRKRKLLEKQKEGKKRMKRMGNVELPQEAFLAALKAGE
- the lepB gene encoding signal peptidase I, which translates into the protein MNPRWQKILKEYVEALAVALVLALVIRTFVVQAFKIPSESMVETLLVGDHLLVNKFSYGVKLPFTEKVLVKVGDPAHGDVIVFEYPENRDLDYIKRIIGLPGDVIELKNNVVFRNGQKIDEPYKRVDATPVPGARMTFGPVTVPSDQYFVMGDNRDHSQDSRYWGFVPREYIRGKAWVLYWSWAGGTDIRWNRIGNVIK
- a CDS encoding YifB family Mg chelatase-like AAA ATPase, with amino-acid sequence MALSRAFSAALAGVEAHTVVLEVDLARQGMPSFTMVGLAEGAVRESKERVFSALKNRGFKLPPSRITVNLAPADVRKAGSGYDLPLALGLLAAAEVLPADAIAGYYFSGELSLTGDLKPVSGILPLAIRAKHEGARGLLVPAANAQEAAVVKGLSVYAVDSLDQAVRFLTGQDALSPTQFDPAVLSKDADPFPLDFAEVKGQEHAKRAIEIAAAGGHNLLFMGPPGSGKTMLAKRIPTVLPPLTFDEALEVTRVYSVAGELARGGSLITVRPFRSPHHTISDAGLIGGGSVPRPGEVSMAHRGVLFLDELPEFKKSVLEVLRQPIEDGRVTIARAAMSLTYPAEFMLVAAMNPCPCGFRGDARHECVCTDVKVLSYRSKLSGPLLDRIDLQVEVPAVPYKDLKAETGRVDSALMRTRVLGARTVQTERFTGTNIRTNSQLSGKALNVYCPIGEDCHRFLEMANQRLGLSARAHTRILRLARTIADLDSMADIRVEHLAEAINYRNLDRQGAS
- a CDS encoding HAMP domain-containing methyl-accepting chemotaxis protein, whose amino-acid sequence is MKNVKLGYRIGAGFAVLIALSLAVSATGWIGLGAVQGSAAKSETVGRIYSRVLLARIDALNVMYADDEKRIAPFKANLQAAQSESVALKESFKDAWNRTKMDAIASSVKAYENDFGAFHQAKGAQMAAVKTMAAAATDVQKAATDLEKSLDAAASRILAGEDKAATARLLEMHRRLGSMNQAFLNSRINVLYFLWQGDKTRAASAMELLASVEKASQELQAIAASGEDKAMLAGMAQKAAAYRERIAELLSTSEAQQAAVGRMTSRAAEVSGVTQESLEFQQQKMAEDASTMNTVNGAVALAAALFGALVAVLLTRSITGPVTKGVDFARNMSDGDFTTMLDIRQKDEIGILAQSLNAMVTKLREVVAEVQSACENVAAGSEELSSTAQTLSQGASEQAASVEEVSSTVEQISAAIRRSADNSSQTEAIAVKAADEAEEGGRTVAQTVTAMKQIAEKISIIEEIARQTNLLALNAAIEAARAGQHGKGFAVVAAEVRKLAERSGVAAAEIATLSVQSVDVAEKAGGMLNSIVPDIRKTALLVQEIASASREQNTGAQQISEAVNQLNHVVQSSAAAAEEIASTAEELSSQAEHLQQAISFFNVGTTGVVRGGMARTGRKALGA
- a CDS encoding PAS domain S-box protein; the protein is MPSLKPFRIAATYAVVSALWILFSDKAAVFLFSSTPDMLLWISMVKGWFYVSVVTCLLWFALVRFERQSSLQSEQLQNSEERYRRIVETANEGICILDSAFTITYVNRVFSRLLGYEDQEMLGQPLAGLFAPEDLPDHLQREEERRAGHPGRYERRFLRKDGHRLTTIISAMPIMTDSGAFEGSVAMVTDITEAKQAERALRESEARYRSVIENISDVYYRTDARGNMIMVSPSCAKLLGYDSVNDILGYPNTQFWQHPELRSEFLERIKNDGEVRDYEVVLLRRDGSPITVSTSSKFYHDIDGNIAGVEGIFRDITERKRSEEALRDNEERLRVIFETSPSAIFLVDGTGHVVMANNRTSELFGYTREELIGKAYPELVSPEQRDIGTNLMRALMVGEIDHVSLERRYLRSTGDPFWGQLAGRRLEGPKGEFKGLVGIITDITERKQAEEKLETAFELTNSILDSIPAAIISLDERGRITHFNRSAQDLSGASFLQARGAPLLDVLPHLPFSASQLEEAIRTRGTVKATRAAMEVAGGSRLMDILLFPLEVAGHVRMAVTLEDVTERVRVEEVMVQTEKMMSVGGLAAGMAHEINNPLGGILQSVQLIKRRLSPDIPRNDEAAGELGLKLADVLRYLESREIPTFVDAIQDSGVRAAHIVSNMLEFSRFSESKRTPAHLDGVLDKAVELASNDYDLKKRFDFRRVRIVREFDPDLPQVRCTRTELEQVIFNLVKNAAQAMAGVGAAATDGEAGPETPLITLRLARDGDFARIEVEDNGPGMSEEVRRRVFEPFYTTKPPGDGTGLGLSVSYFIVTSNHKGTIEVESQPGRGTRFIIRLPLEDASGNGVRA